The following DNA comes from Candidatus Nitrosotalea okcheonensis.
TTCAGTTCCTTCTATTCGTAATACTGTGATCATGTTCCAATCTCCATCTACGGTGGCAATAAAAAGATAATTTGGTAAAGTCTTGATGTAGTTTTTTATCGCCTCGGTTGTATTTTCCATGGATCTTGTTATTTTGAGTTTGAGAAACAACGCCTCGAACTGATCATTTGAGGAGATTCCACTCAATACTGCCTTGTAACCTTTTATGATTCCATTTTTCTCTAACCTTTCAATTCTTTTTCGAATAGTCCTATCTGATACATCCACTCCTGAATTTCTCAGCTCGATTGCAATTTCTTTTGAGGGTGTCCTTGCATTTTTGTTAAGAATGTTAATTATTTTTTGATCAACCTCATCCAGTGTAGACCAATTTTTATTATCTGACATGACTTGTATCTGGTAACTGACTTTTTGAAGTTTATGATGATGGTCCCACGCGCAGGATTTGAACCTGCGACAACCCGGTT
Coding sequences within:
- a CDS encoding Lrp/AsnC family transcriptional regulator, encoding MSDNKNWSTLDEVDQKIINILNKNARTPSKEIAIELRNSGVDVSDRTIRKRIERLEKNGIIKGYKAVLSGISSNDQFEALFLKLKITRSMENTTEAIKNYIKTLPNYLFIATVDGDWNMITVLRIEGTEKNPSARIVEKFSDQIIDYKMGGIQIKDVNLLNMSMLLLT